In Silene latifolia isolate original U9 population chromosome X, ASM4854445v1, whole genome shotgun sequence, the following proteins share a genomic window:
- the LOC141622917 gene encoding transcription initiation factor IIA large subunit-like, translated as MQTYLYSPLYSSLSHFSIPHQHFISPPHSTVHVGVTSLSGGMTTSTTSAVYIHVIEDVIEKVREEFVSDTGPGEKVLHELQSLWELKMMNAGAVLPRHERPMVQKPPVVPGVTPVHDLNVPYEGTEEYETPTAEMLFPPTPLQTPIQTPLPGTADSSMYNIPTGLSDYPTPNSNEVSGTPNVDIKPEAGRPSLYMPPPSPWINQRSSVGVDVNVAYVENREEGDRRSAQQGTQDFLTGPSGKRKRDDGQPQYQAGGYIPQQDGAGDAAPEIFELEIVQSKTSGRKGIANFINGKVTCGIQKGSSSKIPQLDGPTPDPYDDILSTPNIYNYQGAVNEDYNVANTPAPDMQAGTPVPLAQNDVGNDDDDEPPLNENDDDDLDEVDGGEELNTTHLVLAQFDKVTRTKSRWKCTLKDGIMHINQKDILFNKASGEFDF; from the exons ATGCAAACCTATTTATATTCCCCTCTTTATTCATCTCTCTCTCACTTTTCAATTCCGCATCAACACTTTATCTCTCCACCGCACAGCACCGTACACGTCGGAGTGACGTCGCTTTCCGGCGGAATGACGACATCTACTACCAGTGCAGTTTACATTCACGTCATCGAAGACGTCATCGAGAAGGTCCGCGAAGAGTTCGTCTCCGATACCGGTCCCGGTGAAAAAGTCCTCCATGAACTCCAATCT TTATGGGAGCTGAAAATGATGAATGCAGGAGCAGTGTTGCCTCGACATGAGAGACCGATGGTTCAAAAGCCGCCTGTGGTGCCGGGAGTAACTCCGGTGCATGATTTGAATGTTCCGTATGAAGGGACTGAGGAGTATGAAACTCCTACTGCTGAGATGCTTTTTCCTCCA ACGCCTCTGCAGACCCCGATCCAGACTCCTTTACCCGGAACAGCGGACAGTTCAATGTACAACATTCCTACTGGGCTTTCAGATTATCCAACCCCGAACTCGAATGAAGTCAGTGGTACTCCTAATGTTGATATTAAACCAGAAGCTGGAAGGCCTAGTCTTTATATG CCACCACCTTCTCCCTGGATTAATCAGAGGTCTTCTGTTGGTGTCGATGTTAATGTGG CTTATGTGGAAAATAGGGAAGAGGGAGACAGAAGATCAGCACAGCAAGGAACTCAG GACTTCTTAACTGGACCTTCTGGGAAAAGAAAACGTGACGATGGTCAGCCACAGTATCAGGCGGGTGGATATATACCACAGCAAGATGGAGCTGGAGATGCTGCTCCTGAAATTTTTGAGCTAGAG ATTGTCCAAAGCAAGACATCTGGAAGAAAAGGGATAGCGAACTTCATAAATGGAAAGGTCACATGTGGCATACAGAAGGGATCTTCTTCTAAGATTCCGCAATTAGATGGGCCAACTCCTGATCCTTATGATGACATTCTCTCTACTCCCAAT ATCTACAATTACCAGGGGGCGGTCAATGAAGATTACAATGTGGCGAACACTCCAGCTCCTG ACATGCAAGCTGGTACCCCTGTCCCCTTGGCTCAAAATGATGTtggcaatgatgatgatgacgagccACCCTTGAAtgaaaatgatgatgatgaccTGGATGAAGTCGACGGAGGAGAAGAGCTCAACACAACACATTTGGTTTTGGCGCAGTTTGACAAG GTGACACGTACCAAAAGCCGATGGAAGTGCACCCTCAAGGATGGCATCATGCACATAAACCAGAAGGACATTTTGTTTAACAAG GCATCAGGAGAATTTGACTTCTAA